Proteins encoded by one window of Paraburkholderia terrae:
- a CDS encoding ATP-binding response regulator: MRADPIQRAIDEDLVRVLYAQDPIAFFTHWFSIAVLVAIYWNNIPHPHLFAACFIFYGFANCASLALWMCNRRWPESVSPRTWINLHAARGALLYSAPGLAIWFAFQSPHTDLPILHTVLLVTLAAGVFMSNGFDGANFVTAIPFLLLPAIVLHFGTHTFDRTILAIVLAFFFCAINVYALSYRKLFQRVVQARVDQQALAESLAAQKLVAEEASLAKTRFFAAASHDLRQPLHAIGLLAASLNDTSATPVQHAKTANNIANNVEALNQLFNQVLDLARLESGVTQVIRLHFRLSELFDRVGNQYWPQAAAKGLALRIAPTDAVIHDDPVLLERILSNLLSNAVRYTESGAIWMGFRRAGRSEGGYIEVRDSGIGIPRAEQGRIFEEFYQVANPQRDARQGHGLGLPTVKRLVEMLGGQLQLRSAPGRGSVFRFPVQAGDPARIVAGLNDSVASGGAALGRHVLCIDDEPAILEGIQSLLGRWGCIVRGVPDERLALLAIDEGFMPDAVLCDYQLANHRTGAQALGAVRDALRRRGRERVVTLLITGDMASVELEALAMQGIPVLHKPVTPARLRRTLEMLWQQPGAVADKPGDPAEPVTSEQPLTTRS; this comes from the coding sequence ATGCGGGCCGATCCCATCCAGCGCGCGATCGACGAAGACCTCGTGCGCGTGCTGTACGCGCAGGACCCGATTGCTTTCTTCACGCACTGGTTCTCGATTGCGGTGCTGGTGGCGATCTACTGGAATAACATCCCGCATCCGCATCTTTTCGCGGCCTGCTTCATCTTCTATGGCTTCGCCAATTGCGCCAGCCTCGCGCTGTGGATGTGCAACCGGCGCTGGCCCGAGTCCGTCTCGCCGCGCACGTGGATCAACCTGCACGCGGCGCGCGGCGCGCTGCTCTACAGCGCGCCTGGCCTCGCGATCTGGTTCGCGTTCCAGAGCCCGCACACGGATCTCCCCATCCTGCACACGGTGTTGCTCGTCACGCTGGCGGCGGGCGTGTTCATGTCGAACGGTTTCGACGGCGCCAACTTCGTGACGGCGATCCCGTTCCTGCTGCTGCCCGCGATCGTGCTGCACTTCGGCACGCACACGTTCGACCGCACGATCCTCGCGATCGTCCTCGCGTTCTTCTTCTGCGCGATCAACGTCTACGCGCTCAGCTACCGCAAGCTGTTCCAGCGCGTCGTGCAGGCGCGCGTCGACCAGCAGGCGCTCGCCGAATCGCTCGCCGCGCAAAAGCTCGTCGCCGAGGAAGCGAGCCTAGCGAAGACGCGCTTCTTCGCCGCCGCGAGTCACGATCTGCGCCAGCCGCTGCATGCGATCGGGTTGCTCGCGGCGTCGCTGAACGACACGTCGGCGACGCCCGTGCAGCACGCGAAGACGGCCAATAACATCGCCAACAATGTCGAGGCGCTGAACCAGCTGTTCAACCAGGTGCTCGATCTGGCGCGGCTCGAAAGCGGCGTCACGCAGGTCATCAGGTTGCATTTCCGGCTGTCCGAACTGTTCGATCGCGTCGGCAACCAGTATTGGCCGCAGGCAGCGGCCAAAGGGCTCGCGCTGCGGATCGCGCCGACGGACGCCGTAATCCACGACGACCCGGTGCTGCTGGAGCGGATTCTGAGCAACCTGCTGTCGAACGCGGTGCGCTATACGGAAAGCGGCGCGATCTGGATGGGCTTCCGGCGCGCGGGGCGGAGCGAGGGCGGTTATATCGAAGTGCGCGACTCGGGCATCGGTATTCCGCGGGCCGAGCAAGGGCGCATCTTCGAAGAGTTCTATCAGGTCGCCAATCCGCAGCGCGACGCTCGGCAAGGGCATGGACTCGGGCTGCCGACCGTCAAGCGGCTCGTCGAGATGCTGGGCGGGCAACTGCAATTGCGCTCGGCGCCGGGGCGCGGCTCGGTGTTCCGGTTCCCGGTGCAGGCGGGCGATCCGGCGCGGATCGTCGCCGGGCTGAACGATTCCGTCGCGAGCGGAGGGGCGGCGCTTGGGCGCCACGTGCTGTGCATCGACGACGAGCCGGCCATCCTCGAAGGCATACAGAGCCTGCTCGGCCGCTGGGGCTGCATCGTGCGCGGCGTGCCTGACGAGCGTCTCGCGCTGCTGGCCATCGACGAAGGCTTCATGCCCGATGCCGTGCTCTGCGACTATCAGCTGGCGAACCACCGGACGGGCGCGCAGGCGCTCGGCGCCGTGCGCGACGCGCTCCGAAGGCGTGGCCGCGAACGCGTGGTGACGCTGCTGATCACGGGCGATATGGCGTCGGTCGAACTGGAGGCGCTGGCGATGCAAGGCATCCCCGTGTTGCACAAGCCCGTGACGCCCGCGCGGCTGCGCCGCACGCTGGAGATGCTGTGGCAGCAGCCGGGCGCGGTGGCAGACAAGCCGGGTGACCCCGCGGAACCCGTAACGTCGGAGCAACCTTTGACGACGCGCAGCTGA
- a CDS encoding response regulator transcription factor: protein MKFLVADDHELIRQGVKGLLRGLDPDAVFDEADTWETLAAAARPDANHDLAIVDLHMPGMTGASSLHALLKANPALPVVVLSAEESPDEMRAVLAAGALGFVPKRQPASVMLKAIELVLSGGAYVPMEALSLLGSRSADTATATATAEAAMTAGATAIAGQTTAAPPEAAPVRIEALQPHQQHLLENLSPRQQEIMRLVHRGWTNKMIARDLGVAEGTIKVHLSVIFRALGVHNRATAIAVINGWLEAGKTL from the coding sequence ATGAAGTTTCTTGTAGCCGACGATCATGAACTGATCCGCCAGGGCGTCAAGGGTCTGCTACGCGGACTCGATCCCGACGCTGTATTCGACGAAGCCGACACCTGGGAAACGCTGGCCGCCGCCGCAAGGCCCGACGCCAACCACGATCTCGCCATCGTCGACCTTCACATGCCCGGCATGACGGGCGCCTCTTCATTGCACGCCCTGCTGAAAGCCAATCCGGCGCTGCCCGTGGTCGTGCTGTCGGCGGAAGAATCGCCGGATGAGATGCGCGCCGTGCTCGCAGCGGGCGCGCTCGGTTTCGTGCCGAAGCGCCAGCCGGCCAGCGTGATGCTCAAGGCGATCGAGCTGGTGCTGTCGGGCGGCGCCTATGTGCCGATGGAAGCGCTCAGCCTGCTCGGCTCGCGCAGCGCGGACACGGCGACCGCGACTGCCACGGCGGAAGCCGCTATGACAGCAGGCGCAACAGCCATCGCCGGGCAGACGACGGCCGCGCCGCCAGAAGCGGCGCCCGTTCGCATCGAGGCGTTGCAGCCGCATCAGCAGCATCTGCTGGAGAACCTGTCGCCGCGTCAGCAGGAAATCATGCGGCTCGTGCACCGCGGCTGGACCAACAAGATGATCGCGCGCGATCTCGGCGTCGCCGAAGGCACGATCAAGGTCCATCTTTCGGTGATCTTCCGCGCGCTCGGCGTGCACAACCGCGCGACCGCCATTGCCGTGATCAACGGCTGGCTCGAAGCGGGAAAGACGCTTTGA
- the cydB gene encoding cytochrome d ubiquinol oxidase subunit II, giving the protein MDVTIVWAAIIALGLFIYVVLDGFDLGIGIVFPFFPDEQERDLMMNTVAPVWDGNETWLVLGGAGLFAAFPIVYSTVLSALYLPLVFMLVCLIFRGVSFEIRAKANRTKHLWDLAFIGGSTGAAFFQGIALGAFLQGIPVVDGSFAGDAFGWLTPFSLLTGLGLVVTYALLGCCWLVAKTEGDLQRRLHRVVWPLTIVLLGFIVVVSLWTPLQEPEIAQRWFDAGIFWRLLPVPFLVAICTFFMRRAVRDRHHNTPFMMALGLVLLGYVGLLVSLWPYAIPSSLTLWEAAAPRSSQMFTLVGAAIIIPIIIGYTTMGYWVFRGKVRHGDAHYH; this is encoded by the coding sequence ATGGATGTAACCATAGTCTGGGCCGCGATCATCGCACTGGGCCTATTCATATACGTCGTGCTGGACGGTTTCGATCTGGGCATCGGCATCGTGTTTCCGTTCTTCCCCGACGAACAGGAACGCGACCTGATGATGAACACCGTCGCGCCCGTCTGGGACGGCAACGAGACATGGCTCGTGCTCGGCGGCGCAGGCCTGTTCGCGGCGTTTCCCATCGTTTATTCGACGGTGCTTTCCGCGCTCTATCTGCCGCTCGTCTTCATGCTTGTTTGCCTGATTTTCCGCGGCGTGTCGTTCGAAATTCGCGCGAAGGCGAATCGCACGAAGCATCTTTGGGATCTGGCGTTCATCGGCGGCTCGACGGGTGCGGCATTCTTTCAGGGCATCGCGCTCGGCGCGTTTTTGCAGGGCATTCCCGTTGTCGACGGCAGCTTCGCGGGCGACGCATTCGGCTGGCTCACGCCGTTCTCGCTGCTGACGGGTCTCGGCCTCGTCGTCACCTATGCGCTGCTCGGCTGCTGCTGGCTCGTCGCGAAGACGGAAGGCGATCTGCAGCGGCGGCTGCATCGCGTCGTGTGGCCGCTGACGATCGTGCTGCTCGGCTTCATCGTCGTCGTCAGTCTGTGGACGCCGCTGCAAGAACCCGAGATCGCGCAGCGCTGGTTCGACGCCGGCATCTTCTGGCGCCTGCTGCCCGTGCCGTTCCTCGTCGCGATCTGCACGTTCTTCATGCGCCGCGCGGTGCGCGACCGGCATCACAACACGCCGTTCATGATGGCGCTCGGGCTCGTGCTGCTTGGCTACGTCGGGTTGCTCGTGAGCCTGTGGCCGTACGCAATTCCGTCGAGCCTCACGCTCTGGGAAGCGGCCGCTCCCCGTTCGAGCCAGATGTTCACGCTGGTCGGCGCGGCCATCATCATCCCCATCATCATCGGCTACACGACGATGGGCTACTGGGTTTTCCGCGGCAAGGTGCGCCATGGCGACGCCCATTACCACTAA
- a CDS encoding cytochrome ubiquinol oxidase subunit I, whose protein sequence is MTTAISAFDLARMQFAFTVSFHIIFPALSIGLASFIAVLEWRWLKTGKAYYKDLCLFWSKIFAVAFGMGVVSGVVMSYEFGTNWSGFSSFAGPVTGPLLMYEVMTAFFLEAGFLGIMLFGWQRVSPRAHFGATLMVAIGTLISTFWILASNSWMQTPQGFDIVDNHVVPVDWFKIIFNPSFPYRLAHMAIAAFIVTALVVAAVGAWHLLKGRRDNAVKKMFSMALWMLLVLAPVQAFVGDAHGLNTREHQPAKIAAIEGLWDTEKGGTALNLFGIPDMQAETTKYAVSIPHLGSLILTHSWDGEIRGLKSFPKEDRPNSTVVFWSFRVMAGLGVAMIGFAIAAWALRRRGKLYDAKWFHRIAIAMGPTGFLSLLAGWVTTEVGRQPWVVYGVKRTVEAVSPLSAQQVGISLMAFVVIYFLVFGTGIYYMFKLMRSGPALPGHTPDGIPNAPGRRPLSAVDRMIDA, encoded by the coding sequence ATGACCACCGCAATCTCCGCCTTCGACCTGGCGCGCATGCAATTCGCGTTCACGGTCTCGTTTCACATCATCTTTCCCGCGCTCAGCATCGGGCTCGCCAGTTTCATCGCCGTCCTCGAATGGCGCTGGCTCAAAACCGGTAAGGCCTACTACAAAGATCTTTGTCTGTTCTGGTCGAAGATCTTCGCCGTGGCCTTCGGCATGGGCGTCGTCTCGGGCGTCGTCATGAGCTACGAGTTCGGCACGAACTGGTCGGGCTTCTCGTCGTTCGCCGGCCCCGTCACCGGCCCGCTGCTGATGTACGAAGTCATGACCGCGTTCTTCCTCGAAGCAGGCTTTCTCGGCATCATGCTGTTCGGCTGGCAACGCGTCAGCCCGCGCGCCCACTTCGGCGCAACGCTGATGGTCGCGATCGGCACGCTGATCTCGACGTTCTGGATTCTCGCGTCCAACAGCTGGATGCAAACGCCGCAAGGCTTCGATATCGTCGATAACCACGTCGTCCCCGTCGACTGGTTCAAGATCATCTTCAATCCGTCGTTCCCCTACCGCCTCGCGCACATGGCGATCGCCGCGTTCATCGTCACGGCGCTCGTCGTCGCGGCCGTCGGTGCATGGCATCTGCTCAAGGGACGGCGCGACAACGCGGTCAAAAAGATGTTCTCGATGGCGCTATGGATGCTGCTGGTCCTCGCGCCCGTCCAGGCCTTCGTCGGCGACGCGCACGGACTGAACACGCGCGAACACCAGCCCGCGAAGATCGCGGCGATCGAAGGTCTGTGGGACACGGAGAAAGGCGGCACTGCGCTGAACCTGTTCGGTATCCCCGACATGCAGGCGGAAACCACGAAGTACGCCGTGTCGATTCCGCATCTCGGCAGCCTGATCCTCACGCATAGCTGGGACGGTGAAATCCGCGGGCTGAAGAGCTTTCCGAAAGAGGACCGCCCGAATTCGACCGTCGTGTTCTGGAGCTTCCGCGTGATGGCGGGCCTCGGCGTCGCGATGATCGGCTTCGCAATCGCCGCATGGGCGCTGCGCCGGCGCGGCAAGCTGTACGACGCGAAGTGGTTCCACCGCATCGCAATCGCGATGGGACCGACGGGCTTTCTGTCGCTGCTCGCCGGCTGGGTGACGACGGAAGTCGGCCGTCAGCCGTGGGTCGTGTATGGCGTCAAGCGTACCGTCGAAGCCGTGTCGCCGCTCTCGGCGCAACAGGTCGGCATTTCGTTGATGGCGTTCGTCGTCATCTACTTCCTCGTGTTCGGCACGGGCATCTACTACATGTTCAAGCTGATGCGCTCGGGCCCCGCGTTGCCCGGCCACACACCGGATGGCATCCCCAACGCGCCCGGGCGCCGCCCGCTATCTGCCGTCGACCGGATGATCGACGCCTGA
- a CDS encoding 4-oxalocrotonate tautomerase gives MPTFHIELFEGRTVEQKRQFVEAITKATCESLNVEPNSVDIVLIDVKRENWATGGKLWSDA, from the coding sequence ATGCCTACATTTCATATCGAGCTTTTCGAAGGTCGCACCGTTGAGCAGAAACGCCAGTTCGTTGAGGCGATTACTAAGGCGACATGCGAGTCGCTGAATGTCGAGCCGAATTCGGTTGATATTGTTCTCATCGATGTCAAGCGGGAGAACTGGGCGACAGGTGGGAAGCTCTGGAGCGATGCCTAG